Genomic window (Thomasclavelia spiroformis DSM 1552):
ATTTAACCAATCGTTATATAATTTTGAACTTTTAGAAAATAATAGATCAAATAATAAATTAATTGCTAATTCACGCTTAATTTTTAATTTTGGATCATCAAAAATTTCATTGATCTTAATAGAAACAATAATTTTATTCATCTCAACATCCATTGTTAAAACATTTTCTTTAACTTTAATGTTATTTGGCTCAAAGACTTTTTGACAAACAATCTTATTTGCTATTTTAAAATCCTTTTTAGCTTGATTACTACGAATAATTGAAATTGCTTTATTAGCATCAATATTCCCTACTATAAAAAGCATCATATTACTTGGATGATAAAATGTATTATAACAAGTTTCTAACATCTCTTTAGTAGTATTATTAACTGTTTCTACACTTCCTGCAATATCAATGGCAACTGGATGAAGATTGTATAAATTTTGAATCGATCCAAAATAAACTCGCCAATCTGGATCATCATCATACATTTTTATTTCTTGACCAATAATACCTTTTTCTTTTTCTACACTCTCAGGTGTAATTTCTAACTTTTGAACAAAATCTAATAACAATTCAATACATGGATATTCATTAGAAGTTGTGCTAAATAAATATGCAGTACGACTAGAAGATGTAAAAGCATTTGTACTAGCTCCTAGTTTAGCAAATTCATCAGATGCATCAGTGCCATTCATATCAAACATTTTATGTTCTAAAAAATGAGCAATTCCATCTTCTACTTTAATCATTTCATCTTGACCAAGTGGTACAAATGTTGTATCAATAGCACCAAAATTCGTTGAAAATAAACCATAAGTTTTTTCAAAACCTGGTTTAGGAAGTAAATAAACTTCTAACCCATTATCCATTTTTTCATGATACAGTGTTTCTTTTAACGTATTAAAATATAGCTTTTCCATTATTTATCACTCCCTGTAAGTAAGAAAATAGTATCTAAATGCACTTTTTTACTTGCTGCAATAATTTCTTCACGACTAACTTTTAAGATTTTTTCAAGATATTCATCATTTGTTTCTTGTTTATTTGTTAAATCTCGATTATATGCTAAAGCAATCAAACTCATTGGTTCATCTTTAGTTTTAGTAAGTGAATTTTTTAACATTAATTTCGCTAAATTAATTTCATCATCACTAAAATCACCATTTTGAATATTAGCAAGTTCTTTTAAAATTAATTCTTTAGCCTTTTGATAGTCACTACCTTCAATTCCGGCATTAACAGTCATAATCCCACTAAATGCCCCGTAACTAGATGAGATATAATAACATAAACTATGTTTTTCTCTAACTACTTTAAACAATCTAGATTGTGAAAACCCACCAAATATTGCATTAAACACGGTCATTGCATAAGTACCTTCATCTAAAAAATTACAATCAACGACAAATCCCATATTTAATTTTGCTTGAGTAATGTCTTGTTTTTCAATTACTTCTAATACTTCTTTTTTTGTTGATTTAAAATTTGTTACAACTTCATTAAACACATTACTTGACTCAAAACTTAAAT
Coding sequences:
- the yfmH gene encoding EF-P 5-aminopentanol modification-associated protein YfmH; this encodes MEKLYFNTLKETLYHEKMDNGLEVYLLPKPGFEKTYGLFSTNFGAIDTTFVPLGQDEMIKVEDGIAHFLEHKMFDMNGTDASDEFAKLGASTNAFTSSSRTAYLFSTTSNEYPCIELLLDFVQKLEITPESVEKEKGIIGQEIKMYDDDPDWRVYFGSIQNLYNLHPVAIDIAGSVETVNNTTKEMLETCYNTFYHPSNMMLFIVGNIDANKAISIIRSNQAKKDFKIANKIVCQKVFEPNNIKVKENVLTMDVEMNKIIVSIKINEIFDDPKLKIKRELAINLLFDLLFSKSSKLYNDWLNRGIINDSFSANFTQERDYAFIQIGCDCDDYETLKDNLIDLIKNFKDIKIEKSDFERIKKKNIGLFINMFNSPESIANIFSRYYFEGTIAFDLIDEVAKISLDDIYSMFKYFDLDYTSTCIVKKK